The Salarias fasciatus chromosome 11, fSalaFa1.1, whole genome shotgun sequence genomic interval TGCTGAACACGTTATTACAGAAAGATAATAGAAAAACTGAGAATAGTATAAAAGTGATGACAGAAACAGAAGGTCCctttgaaaaaaacatacaagaacAATGTCTGAACAAAATGCAGGTTAAgggtaaagtgtgtgttttaacatAAAAACATCATGTTTAAATATACGCACAGTTTAGAGCTTTTCAGATAGAAACAGAGCAACGACAGTTGACAAGAACACTTAAAACTCAGAGCAATCAAAACATGTTAACCTCTTATAAACACCATCCAGTTTGGAGCTTCAGAGTCGTCATACTAGCAGCTGATTCAGCTCAGTAAAGCGACAAACTGAAACCCCGACTGACTGAGATCGGGTCCATGAAAAGATGCTACAACAATGTAAGTGACAAAACAAAGAACTTAGAAAATTATGGCTGCTTCTTAatgagaaaaggaaaaccgaCTGGCAGGTTAAAGCTGCATGTTatataaaaatatcaaacacTTTGGAAGTGAGAACAGAGTAAACAGAGTTAATACACTGGAAATTCAAGCACTGAAAACTTCATGTGGGTCTTTTAAGACCTCGGCACCAACAAAATCACCTGAATCAAGAGTTGTAAGTTACAGATAATATTTGTTAAAACAATCTTTGTATTTATGAAGTTGACGTTGCTGCTTCCAAATGAACAAAATTCAGCTGTAAGGCGTCGGACTGCCAGCTTACAAACAAGCCTTTGGGCTCTGTAATCAGTTCAGACACTGTTGACCAGGTTAcctttctcctccttctgttTATCCACGGCGAGGCTCATCGCCTCCAGAAACCTCTCCAGAGTGACTGTCGGAGTCTGCGGGCGAACAAAACAACGCTTTAATGCACGATGACTCAAGTTTTCAATTTTCTTAGcggaagaaaaacaaacgcTTGCCTTTACAAAGAGTGCATGGGCGAGAAATGGCAATTTCCTGAGCGCTCTTCCACTCAAACCTTTGCTTTTTCTGGAAAtgacaaatataaacaaaacattAGTCTCTTGTGGCTGCAGCTCCCACTGACGCCGAGCGCTCCGAGTCCAGCACAGCCACTGTGATTTGTGGGGTTTTGTACTCACAGAGCGATGTTCCTCAGCTTCAGGCTGTGTTTGGACATCTCGCTCTCCGCAAAGCTGATGGACTCCAGGTCGTTGATGGTGAACAGTTGCTGCCGCGGGAAGATGATCTGGCACTGCGTACGaggttggattgttattaccaAGTCCTTTCTTTAACTAAAACTgcgaaaaaaactaaaatgtagTGTTGTCTGTACGCTCACCTTCATCAGCTCCTCGAGCGAAGAGAGGTAGATGTTATATATGCCCTTCTCAGACGGAGGTCCGATGTACTGCTTGATGTCCGCTCGGTCCACAAAGGCCAGGTCGATCTTCTCCGTCACGTTGGAGGTCGTCAGGATCACCACGTTGGAATATCTGAAAAATACATGAACACCGACAGTGAGAATGTTGACTGAAGTCGATACATCAGTGTTCTTGTGTAATTTTTGCACCGTTTGATCTGGTCCAGCTGGGTGAGGACGGCGTTGACCACCCGAATGGCGTCGGACGGCTCCGTTCCAGCCTGGCAGGCATTTCTAGCTGCCGTTAGACTCTCCACCTGTTCATTCAAAACGGATTCACAACAGAAGCCGCTTCAATCACACAAGTTACAACACAGAgtaggaggggggaaaaaagttaCTAATTAATTTGAGGAATCTCTTCATGAATCGCCGGAGGTTACCTCATCGATCAGCACAAACACCAGGCTGTCTTTGTCGTCGATGAACTGTTGGATTTTCTGAAACATCCTCGTGACCAGCTTCCCGCTCTGCAACCAAGAAGCGTGATGAGCCGGGAAAAACCAGCATCGGTTCAGTGTGGAACAAAAGAGGCTCCGTGTTTACCTCGGAGAACCACTTTGAGAACAAACTGTGGCTGTTGATCTCCACAAACTGTCCGTAAGAATACCTGCAGGCAGGAGAGCGGCCTTTTGAAGTGAGACGAGCAGGTGTGGGGACAGCTGAAGCCCTCTGAATGAAACGGGGCTTGTCTTACCGACTCGACAGCCTGATTGACAGTTTCTGGGCGAGAGCTTTGCACAGCGAGGTTTTGCCGGTGCCCGGGGGTCCTGAGTGTTGGCCCGCACAAAGACACCACTCAGTTACCGTACATCCATCAACACACGCCACGCGATCTCAATTCGGAGTCATTGGAATGATTTTACCGTGAAGCAGCACGACGCGGTTCCAAGAAACCAGGTTACTGTCGACATTTTTGTCGGAGAAGTAAATTGTTGTTGTGACATaatccagcagctggaggagaatcCACAGCAGAACGTCAAGCACAACAGTGAAGACCGACGTTCTTAAGCTGAGACTCATTATTTTACCTGTGTTTTAACACCAGTATCGTAAACCAGACTGTCCCAAATCCCATGAAATTCAGCtgtgaaaaaaagaatcagGACATTATAAAGGTAAATACAGCAGAACAGGAAATCTCAAACCACTTCGGACTGTTTGTAatattcacccattcattcacATGACAGTAGTTCTGATGCAAGGCGCGTGACCTACATTGAGAGCATTATGGGGATCAGTTTCTTTCCCGAGTGCATAATGACAATAATGAAGAGGTGAGACGGGTGACTGAACCGccaacctgctctaccaactgtaCCAaccaaaattacaaaaaaaatatttggaatTTTCCTGTCTTCATGAGTACATGGCCTGCATggtactgttttatcttgcatatttgttattttagtgattgtattttgtattttctattttgtacagattatttttatgtgaagcactttgtgaccctggtctgggaaaagtgctatacaaataaagcttacttacttacttacttacaaCTGGTTTCAAGAAATACAGAGTTTACTGTCAGCGGTTCCTCACGCAGAAAACAAAGCTAAGGCTCCAATAAAGAGATCATCCATTTCTGACTCGAATTTCATTTTGGAGTTTTGTGAATCTGCTGAAAAATCCAAACTCTTTTATGCTACAGTGTTTCTTTTTGGAGTTGTGTTGGCAAAAGGCTGTCACTTATGGACAAGTTTTCACAAATTCACCTTCACGGTACCTGTTTGAAATACAAACAAGTTATTTCCCATCATTTTTAAGTAACGTCGTATCTTACACTTATTAAATGCACACATTCCGTCTGTCCTCATTACTAGAAGCCCACAAATACTAGAAGTAGGAAATCCAGATGTTGGGGTTAATGTGTGATCCTGTGCAGCTGTCACCTGCTGGGAGCAGccagtgattggctgctgaaagctcctcatcctcctccaaaGTGAGCATGCTGGGTCCGTCCGCATTCAGAGTGTAGATGTAAACAGAGACTGAGCAGCTCTTCAAATCAAGGggctgagaaaagaaaagaatcacAATTACTCCTTTACGTCAGGATTTAAAAGGTATAGAGGGTGAATAGGATAAAAAAAATAGTACAGACCGGCGCACTTATTTCTTCAAGATCAACCACAGCGATGAACTCAACATGTTTTTGAAGGAAATCATCATCGAACTCTGTCCATCTGTAGTTTCCAAAGACCATGCTGTGGCGATTCAGCAGAGCCTGAACATGAACCCTCAGATCAGACAGTTTAGCTGTGCTGAAATACAAACAAAGGCAGAAAgcaaaattacacaaaaacatGGGAGTTTAAGACAGCAAACATTTAACCATTCTTGAAAAAGTGCtgccacattaaaaaatatactTCAACATATACTAGAGAAATTTTAAATTAATGTTAATGTCTAATCTTTCTTTACTTTACCTGTTATTGTTTAAAAATCCTGTTTTCAATGTCATGATGTTATTTACTTCCTTTCCTTGGCTGCATCTTGTGTGTGAAGATTACAGTATGAAGAAAgcttttttaattctgttttggtcatttaaacattttatcttGTTTAGCAGTCTTCTTAAAAAGCTCTTTTTACATTCTTGTCATGTTATTTCTGTGTCTCTTTCCTTGTTTTGTCTTATCGCTGTCCAAATATCCccgtgaagcactttgaatggTTCCAGTCTACATGATGAAGTGTTATGAAAATAAAGTGGCTGATAAAATCAGTGGCTTCCATTCATTTCTATAACTTGAAAAAACAATCATAACAAAAGTTGTCGCTTGGCCCTCCTCTCTAAAAATCTGATAAAGTCAGGTTCCTCTCTAAAAATCTGATAAAGTCAGGTTCCTCTCTAAAAATCTGATAAAGTCAAGAGCCACAACTAAAAAGCACATTGTCGAACCTGCGCCACAAAAATCTGACATTATTTTGCCACTGAATTgtaacaacacagaaaattcaACATCTGTCCACTTGCATTGGATGAGAAGGTCACTCAGAGTACTTTTACCTCAATTCTACTCCGTGTAATTATATatacacaattaaaaaaaaacagttcactGGTAATTACGTTTCAATAAACTATAGGACCACAAGCATTACCGCCCCCTAGTGGCACCTTCAATTCTCCTACAATGTGCTCGGCTTCCAGCTTCTGCACAGAGCATTTCATAAATCAATATTTCCAATAAGTCAGCATATTAGTGTCAGCTGTTACCCCAGAGcaaatgtcaaaaaacaaaaaaaaaacaaaactcagaacacaaagaataaatgagtaacaacaaccaaaaacggaggagagggaggagagtcCTTTTTGTGCAAGTGTAATTTGTCATATTCAAGTGATCTTTACTTCTGAAGTTGCCTACAATAGTTCAAATTTTTAATTCACATTTACGTCTTTAACTACAAAATGATGTATTTAtgcatgtttgtattttaaagttcacatgaattaaaaaaataaccttATTCCAAACACTTTAACTGTGGGAAACATTGTTTAATAACAAGCTTACAATAGCAATGTTTGCAAGCAAAAAGTTATTATGAATGTTTATTGTTATcccaaagaaaactgaaaaacttgttttccattattttccTTCTCTTTAAACTTGTGAAcgacaaaaaaatatatataaatttaaaaaatggtgCATTTTCTGATATTTTGGTGTCGCTCTGCTCTTCTGTTATCTCAGTGTTGCATTTTGCACATTAACATTCAAACATAGCAATTGTCTCCACTTGAATTACATAGAGATGTAGAGAAATGAATCAAAATAGACAGCATGGGcaacaaaacttttcaaaatcAGAAAGTGAGAATAATGTTACACACCGCTCATTGATTCAAGAAGCCATCGCAATATGGCAATATAGTAAACCAAGAATAATATAAAAGTATTTCTTCGAAAAGCCAATACTTTAACTCAAGAGAATGTCTTATCAAGTCAAAGTACATTAAGCGGCTGTCTGCCAGTACATCACATGTATGAGCTCTTATGATAAACAGACAATCTATCTTTCTGTTGGGGTGAACAGATTTTTGGTTAGGGTTTTCTTAGGTATTCCAAttgttgtgaaaatgtgactCAGCTGACATAAATAGTAAACAGATGTTCAAACGAAGTGTAAACACTCACCTGTGGGATTTAACGAGGACCTCCACACTGATGTTCTGTTTGATTACTTCTTCCATTTCGTCACCCTCCATTGGCAGAAAACTGTCGACATCAAACCAACATTTAACATCTTTAAACAGCCTCGTATCTCCCACTGAGAGCTTGACAGAAGCTtcaatatacacacacaaaaagcattCGCCCTGCCAGCGGCTACCACGTTAGCTTTCAGAGCTACATTAGCCTTTGTAGCTAGCTGACACGACCGGATACTGTTAACAACACAATAACAATTTCTAACCGCACCTTACAGTATCGACGCTGCCAAGTTTGAGAGAAATATCTTTAGGCCAGTGACTTTATGAAGTGTGTAGTGTTGACGGAAAAGCCGAAGGCTCAGTCAAATCCAGCGCGCTGATTTCTGACACCGGAAGTACAACCCGCCGGCTCGAGGTTTCACTTCCGCTCACCGTTTGTCGTTTGACTGTCATCCCTTTTTACTACGGAGATAAAGACGCGGCTACTGCCAACCTACTCGGAATAAACCCAAGAAAAGCTCCCATAATCTCGCAGACATGGGGAAAAAGCATAAGAAGCACAAACCGGAGTGGAGAACAGTTGATGGTAGCTGAACAATCTGTTTACCTTTTGTTTAGCTAGCTTCATTTTAGCTTAGCAGCGCAGCACGGGTTGAAGAAGCTGCAAATTTGTAGTGTTTGTAAAGAGAAAATAATGCATGCAAAtatctttagtttttttctctcagctgcTTTGACGCAGTCCCCTCTAAAATACAAGTTTGTAACAGGATAATGATCATGCGATACCCTGCTGGTTTTTAACCACTTTAGCATGTTTTTACAAGTTTGCATTTTCTGGGTGCTCATGTATGTTAAATTGTAGCTTTAGTTTGTTTGCGATCAACAGCATATACTCGGGTATGTTTCAACAAGTTACTGTAAAGGTTCATTAAATTAGATCATCTTCAACTTATGCTCAAGAAATTGAAAACATCCACATTCACATTATTTACgatttgtattgattttttcataaaatgttaCCATGTTCAATtgaaataaagtattttcattttattgtatATAATGACGAATATATCTGAGGTTACACACAGGTCTATGTggaatgaaactgaaaagttGAGGATTTTTTGACTTGTGCCAGACACTGTTTCACAacacagaggtgtcaaacataaggcccgtgggctaAAACCAGTCAGTGAGAAGCTCCCATTGGGCCGGCAACACCTCCAAGGAAATTGtataaaaattcaaagaaatcaTAGGTCTATTGGCTTTGACccaagctgagatatcagtgatgctgctgtggAAAATGCTGGTTCCAGTATACATCTGAACGCATTGTGTTGAaaggatttctgttttttctacagtctctctctcattttttttttttctgttttagacTATGAGGACAAAGCTCTTGAGAAGCCACTGAAGCTCGTGCTCAAAGTGGGAGGGAGCGAGGTGACGGAGCTCTCAGGTTCGGGTCACGACTCCAGCTACTACGATGACAGATCGGACCACGAGCGAGAGCGGcacaaggagaagaagaagaagaagaagaaaaagtctgaGAAGGATAAAGACAAATATGTAGATGAtgaggagagaagaaggagaaaggtTAGTGGACAGGGGACGATAATTTTTGCCCTCAACGCACTGTCCTGTATGTAAAGCTGAAAATTGTCTCTTTTAAAGGAGGAAAAACGTAAGAAGAGGGAGCGGGAGCAGAATGAATCAGAGGCGGCAGCTTTGGCTGCAGCCGGTAGCGGCGTGCCGGTTGAACCATTCACACTGACCAAAACCATCACTATTGCATTAGAGGTGAGAAAAGGTTTAAAGATTGAAGTTACTTTATTTATCTTCTTGTTTACATTGAGCCAGTACACCTGTCAGCAGTTAAAGTTCATATTTCTTCATGGCATCagccagaggagaagaaaaagaagaaggaaaggtTCGACATAGAGCCCGAAGTGGAGGACTTTCACCCCAGTGTCAAGGTGGACATCGAACAGCAAGGAGACCGTCCAGTCAGAGCGTGCAGAACACAGCAAGGTAGAACCACCTTTATTAACACATGATCAGAAAGATCATTTTGcaagctgagttttttttttaagcacatatgAATCATGTGAATCGTGTGTATGAACATTACTTTTTTTATGCTTGCACATTGCAGAGAATGAGTCCACTCCTCGACAGCAGCTACTGGAGCACTTTTTGAGGCAGCTGCAGAGGTGAGGAATGCATGTACACATATTCAAAAGAAGTGAATCCACCTGTAATGTCATTCTGACTGCTCTTTAAACATTATATTCcagctgcatgtaaacatgtAGTTTAATTCAGTATACAGGTTAAAGTGTCAGTGTGAGAAAGGTATCAAGATTCATTATATTCTTCTCAAGATAAAAACTATTTCGATTTTGAATATCCAAATATTACAGAGATTACATTTTATGGTGGGACAGTGGTACACGATGATGTCCAGGCAATCTCAGTAAGAGGTTTGATCAATAtagagagtttgcatgttgaaaGATGAACCATTTTGCCAAATAATGAAGTTTATGTGCTCAGTAACACTGATGGAGCGCCACATATCTCTCCAGGAAAGATCCCCATGGATTTTTCTCACTTCCAGTGACTGACGCCATTGCTCCTGGTTACTCCGTGATCATCAAACATCCCATGGACTTCAGTACGATGAAGGACAAGATCAGAAACAACGAGTACAACACAGTAACAGAGTTCAAGGTGAGCTTTCCTTTCGACGCATTCTCATCTTTaaacattgtttcttttttagaatttatttaaaatcttcatttttctttcctcctgaaACACTCTGGCCTTCAGGCGGACTTCAAACTGATGTGTGACAACGCCATGGTGTACAACCGGCCAGAGACCGTCTACTACAAGGCTGCCAAGAAACTGCTTCATACAGGATTCAAGATGATGAGCAAGGTGATGAGGACATACAGACAAAATAGCGACGGATTATTTACTCCATTGAATTGcacatcagatttttttttggatttcattaCATCATTCTTCATATGTTTTGATGTGATCTTTTTGCCctagtttcattttcattttcaaataattgAACACTTGGGCCATTATTTGTTTGAACTGTAATGCTGTAAATAAATCAGGGATGAATACAGTTTTCTGAGTGATAATATATTCTCTGTTGAtggtgtttttcctctgtttccaggAGCGGCTCCTGGCTCTGAAGCGCAGCATGTCTTTCATGCAGGACATGGATTTCACGCAGCAGGCCGCCATTTTAGGAGACGAGGATCTGACGGCCGATCTGCCTCCTCCGGAGACCATCGCCATGCCGGTGGAATCAGCCAAGAAGTCCAGGAAGCAACCCGCCAAAGACATGAAGGAAGTCATCAGGTGGCTGCCATTTTATCCAActttttctgttcttgtttAAGGAGCAACAAGTCGTCCTCGACAATATGTCCCACACACAAAACTTACATTTAACTATATTGATCTATGAATTTCAACTCTGGTCAGAACCTGATTTACTTATGTCAGACATTATCAAGCTTTTGTTAAACAAGAAGTTAATTTGAGGCTTCTGAGAAATCTGAAAAACTGCTGGACTTTTCTTCTTATGACTGAACTTCCTGAATAATCGGTTTCATATCATGTGTTTCATACTGgtcattgtttttattacatGTTGTGTTGGCTCTTAGTCTCAGTTCTCACCAAATCAAGCCAGTTCTTCAAAGAAAAGCTACTGATTTCGTAACTTTGTCATCTGTGGTAGTTACCTGTACGAGCCAGAGGGGAACGCCTGCAGCCTGACTGACAGCACGGCGGAGGAACACGTCCTGGCTCTGGTTGAACACTCAGCAGATGAAGCTCGGGACCGCATCAACAGATACATGCCCAACTCAAAGGTTCCCACACTGCTCACTCACCTCATGTGTTTTATCAGATCCTTTTTGACGTGAATTGTCGAGGTGGCAGACAGATGTCCTCTGTCTGATAGGAGAAAAAGGAACTTCTTACATCACGATGAGGTTGAGGTTTGCCTGCACTGACTTCCTGTTGtcacttctgtgtgttttagatGGGCTACTTACGTAAAGACTCCGACAATTCCCTCCTTTATACTGTTGTGAATCAACTAGATCCAGAT includes:
- the trip13 gene encoding pachytene checkpoint protein 2 homolog → MEGDEMEEVIKQNISVEVLVKSHSTAKLSDLRVHVQALLNRHSMVFGNYRWTEFDDDFLQKHVEFIAVVDLEEISAPPLDLKSCSVSVYIYTLNADGPSMLTLEEDEELSAANHWLLPAAEFHGIWDSLVYDTGVKTQLLDYVTTTIYFSDKNVDSNLVSWNRVVLLHGPPGTGKTSLCKALAQKLSIRLSSRYSYGQFVEINSHSLFSKWFSESGKLVTRMFQKIQQFIDDKDSLVFVLIDEVESLTAARNACQAGTEPSDAIRVVNAVLTQLDQIKRYSNVVILTTSNVTEKIDLAFVDRADIKQYIGPPSEKGIYNIYLSSLEELMKCQIIFPRQQLFTINDLESISFAESEMSKHSLKLRNIALKSKGLSGRALRKLPFLAHALFVKTPTVTLERFLEAMSLAVDKQKEEKGNLVNSV
- the brd9 gene encoding bromodomain-containing protein 9, whose amino-acid sequence is MGKKHKKHKPEWRTVDDYEDKALEKPLKLVLKVGGSEVTELSGSGHDSSYYDDRSDHERERHKEKKKKKKKKSEKDKDKYVDDEERRRRKEEKRKKREREQNESEAAALAAAGSGVPVEPFTLTKTITIALEPEEKKKKKERFDIEPEVEDFHPSVKVDIEQQGDRPVRACRTQQENESTPRQQLLEHFLRQLQRKDPHGFFSLPVTDAIAPGYSVIIKHPMDFSTMKDKIRNNEYNTVTEFKADFKLMCDNAMVYNRPETVYYKAAKKLLHTGFKMMSKERLLALKRSMSFMQDMDFTQQAAILGDEDLTADLPPPETIAMPVESAKKSRKQPAKDMKEVISYLYEPEGNACSLTDSTAEEHVLALVEHSADEARDRINRYMPNSKMGYLRKDSDNSLLYTVVNQLDPDAEEEETHKVDLSSLSNKLLPGLTTLGFKDDRRHKVTFLSSAYNVQSLQKNTIFPDLLPDEMDSLYSAYGDDTGVQCALSIQEFVKGCGSVTKRWVDGFLDKMTGNDHSKAVNQIRQKRNMMLKPDENKSNICDMQISDGGGLGESSSVLDFMSMKNYPDMSLDISMLNSLGKPVKKEPGNEEGQQHFDDADKLLQEFQETQVDRVGSRPSSNLSSLSNASERDQHHLGSPSHLGVGDQSEMVHDPYEFLQSPEPEGSSNS